In one window of Nocardia brasiliensis DNA:
- a CDS encoding fused (3R)-hydroxyacyl-ACP dehydratase subunits HadA/HadB gives MNDITISASEQAQALVGRHYRMTEPYEVGREKIREFARAVQEQHPAHWHEDAAAELGYDGLLAPMTFTSIMLMLMQRKMFETVLTAYDIGQVLQTEQSIQVHRPVLAGDRLECVSYIESFRQFGDKDFMVTKNVLTNQHKELLQTATSTAVAQTGVEIATELRTTVDGVIMSGQSGADRIDAAARRTSLGEESGLVECFDEAPVADPRDRARTPHTLPRFEDLSVGMALPTRSMLLSRGDLVNYAGVSGDSNPIHFSDAVARSAGLPDVVAHGLLTMGLGAGYLTSWLGDPAAVTGYGVRFAGFAPVAATKASVLEFRGKIKDLDAERRTATVTLTATCDGRKLFGRAIADIALR, from the coding sequence ATGAACGACATCACGATCAGCGCGTCCGAACAGGCACAGGCCTTGGTGGGGCGCCATTACCGGATGACCGAGCCCTACGAGGTGGGCCGCGAGAAGATCCGGGAGTTCGCGCGAGCGGTGCAGGAACAGCACCCGGCGCACTGGCACGAGGACGCCGCTGCCGAACTCGGCTACGACGGACTGCTCGCGCCGATGACCTTCACCTCGATCATGCTGATGTTGATGCAGCGCAAGATGTTCGAGACCGTGCTCACCGCCTACGACATCGGTCAGGTGCTGCAGACCGAGCAGTCGATCCAGGTGCATCGGCCGGTACTGGCGGGCGATCGGCTCGAGTGCGTCTCCTATATCGAGTCGTTTCGGCAGTTCGGCGACAAAGACTTCATGGTGACCAAGAACGTGCTGACCAACCAGCACAAGGAACTGCTGCAGACCGCGACCTCGACCGCCGTGGCGCAGACCGGCGTCGAGATCGCCACCGAACTGCGCACCACGGTCGACGGTGTGATCATGAGCGGTCAGTCGGGCGCCGACCGGATCGACGCCGCCGCGCGGCGGACGAGCCTCGGCGAGGAATCCGGTCTCGTCGAATGCTTCGACGAGGCGCCCGTCGCCGATCCGCGCGACCGCGCCAGGACCCCGCACACCCTGCCCCGCTTCGAGGACCTGTCGGTCGGGATGGCCCTGCCCACCCGTTCGATGCTGCTCTCGCGCGGTGATCTGGTGAATTACGCAGGGGTGTCCGGTGATTCGAACCCGATCCACTTCAGCGACGCGGTCGCGCGCAGCGCGGGCCTGCCTGATGTGGTGGCGCACGGTCTGTTGACGATGGGGCTCGGCGCCGGATACCTGACCTCGTGGCTGGGTGATCCGGCCGCGGTCACCGGCTACGGCGTGCGGTTCGCGGGCTTCGCCCCGGTCGCCGCGACCAAGGCGAGCGTGCTCGAATTCCGGGGCAAGATCAAGGATCTCGATGCCGAGCGGCGCACCGCCACCGTCACGCTCACCGCGACCTGCGACGGCCGCAAGCTGTTCGGGCGCGCGATAGCCGACATCGCGCTGCGCTGA
- a CDS encoding esterase/lipase family protein — translation MKLRSAGRLPIVAVLLGVVLLVLGATSTQANAAPPESSVPQRLAELIGVRGRPAPIAASDSISGLSGGFASDTVGYGPPQRSFLAAFGYGLGHPDAGPAGSNDWDCRPSAAHPRPVVLLHGTWMNAYNSFAYMSGPLRDAGLCTFAFNYGRSGPAQGGGLPPLLPGLMGTGDIADSARQLADFVDRVRTATGAGQVDLIGYSQGAAMANWYTKFEGGADKVGHLVSFGGTHHGTTLDGIGLLGRMINNVGLNVIGAAGVLVGDAAVQQTVGSNFVGQLNAEGDTVPGIDYTVVGTRYDEIVTPYHSTFLRPGAGASVENITLQDGCEQDLSDHQTIMYSPRALSIALRALDPAGHPDLVCTFNPWLIGGGGGL, via the coding sequence ATGAAACTGAGGTCCGCCGGTCGGTTGCCGATCGTCGCGGTGTTGCTGGGGGTGGTGCTCCTCGTGCTCGGGGCGACGAGCACGCAGGCGAACGCCGCGCCGCCGGAATCATCGGTGCCGCAACGGCTAGCCGAGTTGATCGGGGTGCGCGGGCGGCCGGCGCCGATCGCCGCGTCCGACAGCATATCCGGCCTGTCCGGCGGATTCGCCAGTGACACAGTCGGTTACGGTCCGCCGCAGCGGTCGTTCCTGGCGGCCTTCGGTTACGGCCTCGGGCATCCGGACGCCGGGCCCGCAGGCAGCAACGACTGGGACTGCAGGCCGAGCGCGGCGCATCCGCGTCCGGTCGTGCTGCTGCACGGCACCTGGATGAACGCCTACAACAGCTTCGCCTACATGAGCGGACCGCTGCGCGACGCGGGCCTGTGCACCTTCGCCTTCAACTACGGCCGCTCCGGTCCGGCCCAGGGCGGCGGGTTACCGCCGTTGCTGCCCGGTCTGATGGGCACCGGTGACATCGCCGACTCGGCCCGGCAGCTGGCCGATTTCGTGGACCGGGTGCGCACGGCCACCGGCGCGGGGCAGGTCGACCTCATCGGCTACTCGCAGGGTGCGGCAATGGCCAACTGGTACACCAAGTTCGAGGGCGGCGCGGACAAGGTGGGCCATCTGGTCAGCTTCGGTGGCACCCATCACGGGACGACCCTCGACGGCATCGGCCTGCTCGGCCGGATGATCAACAATGTCGGGCTGAACGTGATCGGCGCGGCCGGTGTCCTGGTGGGTGACGCGGCGGTGCAGCAGACGGTCGGCTCGAACTTCGTCGGGCAGTTGAACGCCGAGGGCGACACGGTGCCCGGCATCGACTACACCGTGGTCGGCACCCGGTACGACGAGATCGTGACGCCGTACCATTCGACCTTCCTGCGTCCCGGCGCGGGCGCCTCGGTCGAGAACATCACCCTGCAGGACGGCTGCGAGCAGGACCTGTCGGATCACCAGACGATCATGTATTCCCCGCGCGCGCTGTCGATCGCGCTGCGCGCGCTCGATCCGGCCGGTCATCCCGATCTGGTCTGCACCTTCAACCCGTGGTTGATCGGCGGTGGCGGCGGCCTCTGA
- a CDS encoding TetR/AcrR family transcriptional regulator, translating to MSDIGVDLDGRRLRTRRSREALSRAAFDLLTERGLDAVAVEDIAVRAGVTRRTFSRHFTSITEAVLGEVDQDVHLFNAALGRRPLGEPPLLAYRNAVHDWFDAEYGGTRSVLLARRWTLFQRFEDEPELFAGYQRIRVDGQRESVRIIADRLGVDPALDLRPAAAVAVGAGLLLAALQTWAAGDDPDRLPALIEGYFDTLVALTTEFRSEESPS from the coding sequence ATGAGCGACATCGGTGTCGATCTGGATGGCCGAAGGCTGCGCACCCGGCGCAGTAGGGAAGCGCTGTCGCGGGCCGCGTTCGACCTGCTGACCGAGCGGGGCCTGGACGCCGTCGCCGTCGAGGACATCGCGGTACGGGCCGGCGTCACCCGGCGCACCTTCAGCAGGCATTTCACCTCCATCACCGAGGCGGTGCTGGGCGAGGTCGACCAAGACGTCCACCTCTTCAACGCGGCGCTGGGCAGGCGGCCGCTCGGCGAGCCGCCCCTGCTGGCCTATCGCAACGCCGTCCACGACTGGTTCGACGCCGAATACGGGGGCACCCGGTCGGTGCTTTTGGCCAGGCGGTGGACGTTATTCCAGCGATTCGAAGACGAGCCCGAATTGTTCGCCGGATATCAGCGAATTCGGGTCGATGGTCAGCGAGAATCGGTGCGGATCATCGCCGATCGGCTCGGTGTCGACCCGGCGCTCGACCTGCGTCCGGCCGCCGCGGTCGCCGTGGGCGCGGGTTTGTTGCTGGCGGCGTTGCAGACGTGGGCCGCAGGCGACGATCCGGACCGTTTGCCCGCTTTGATCGAAGGGTATTTCGACACCCTGGTCGCACTCACCACCGAATTCCGGAGCGAGGAGTCACCGTCATGA
- a CDS encoding FAS1-like dehydratase domain-containing protein, producing the protein MAEVNTWTLADQRCRARAPYLVDPTRIREFARAVRDFHPAHWSVTAAADLGYRGLLAPVPFACAILGDVQRELLDTIRADYPAARILHADQVIDTVRPLVAGDRLTGDLAVESTRQFADYDVLTIRSVLTDQHAAVVQTGSTALLARTGPAGARMAETIRAIGTGDPRPPRPSTVEHRGPLPRPPVPVRHSTARALTVGEELAPHRIRLCFDDVLHYAAIVGHHGPDSPDAATATDTMKLGLAAAFLSTRLGDPAVITRLRAQFAHFTHALRIAPGATRELEFRGRVAALDARRHRATIALDARCDGRPVFGYAAAEVALPRRDRVLTRPISLARRTTR; encoded by the coding sequence ATGGCCGAGGTCAATACGTGGACGCTGGCCGACCAGCGGTGCCGGGCGCGCGCCCCCTATCTGGTCGACCCCACCCGGATTCGCGAATTCGCGCGCGCCGTGCGGGATTTCCATCCGGCGCACTGGAGCGTCACTGCCGCCGCCGATCTCGGTTACCGCGGCCTGCTCGCCCCCGTGCCGTTCGCCTGCGCCATTCTCGGCGATGTCCAGCGCGAATTACTCGATACGATCCGCGCCGACTACCCGGCTGCTCGAATTCTGCACGCGGATCAGGTGATCGACACGGTGCGCCCGCTGGTCGCGGGCGATCGGCTGACCGGCGACCTCGCCGTCGAATCCACGCGCCAGTTCGCGGACTACGACGTGCTCACGATCAGGAGCGTGCTCACAGATCAGCACGCCGCGGTGGTCCAGACGGGTTCGACCGCCCTGCTGGCCCGCACCGGACCGGCCGGTGCGCGCATGGCCGAGACGATCCGCGCGATCGGGACCGGCGATCCACGCCCGCCGCGACCGAGCACGGTCGAGCACCGCGGGCCACTGCCGCGACCGCCGGTTCCGGTGCGGCACAGCACTGCCCGCGCACTCACGGTGGGCGAGGAACTCGCCCCGCACCGGATTCGGCTCTGCTTCGACGACGTGCTGCACTACGCCGCGATCGTCGGACACCACGGCCCAGACTCCCCCGACGCGGCCACCGCGACCGACACCATGAAACTCGGCCTCGCCGCGGCCTTCCTCAGTACTCGCCTCGGCGACCCGGCCGTGATCACCCGCCTGCGCGCCCAATTCGCGCACTTCACGCACGCGCTGCGGATCGCGCCGGGCGCCACCCGGGAGCTCGAATTCCGCGGCCGCGTCGCCGCGCTGGACGCACGGCGCCACCGCGCGACCATCGCGCTCGACGCCCGCTGCGACGGACGCCCGGTGTTCGGTTACGCCGCCGCCGAAGTCGCGCTGCCCCGGCGCGATCGAGTGCTCACGCGGCCGATCTCGCTCGCGCGGCGGACAACCCGGTGA
- a CDS encoding alpha/beta hydrolase codes for MSSRGPITAAALAAITVLGVVPAHADEVPGVPSAPPPAIDPAMTRTGLLSIESIGPHRDQLRIASAAMRRVIEVDVLRGTGAAARPTLYLLDGVDGEATSGWLSKGGAAEFFADKPVDVVLPSGGTGSMYSDWVRHDAALGLNRWETFLTEELPPIVESLLKADGQRAIAGVSMGAQAAMMLAQRHPGRYRAVAGLSGCYSTADPLGHAVTTITVASRGGNVENLWGPPSSPEWAAHDSLLGAAALRGTAIYLAAANGTPTDADLVAIARAPSVVDALRLAGGGAALEAGARTCTERFAARLGELRIPAAVEYTPAGMHTWPDFEAQLPRMWRALAPTLAPPSPK; via the coding sequence ATGAGCAGCCGAGGGCCGATCACCGCGGCGGCGCTGGCCGCGATCACCGTGCTGGGCGTCGTGCCCGCGCACGCGGACGAGGTGCCCGGTGTCCCGAGCGCTCCGCCGCCCGCGATCGATCCCGCCATGACGCGGACCGGACTGCTGTCCATCGAGAGCATCGGCCCGCACCGCGACCAGTTGCGGATCGCGTCCGCGGCGATGCGCCGGGTGATCGAGGTGGACGTGCTGCGCGGCACGGGCGCGGCCGCACGCCCGACGCTGTATCTGCTCGACGGTGTCGACGGCGAGGCCACCTCGGGCTGGCTGAGCAAGGGCGGGGCGGCGGAGTTCTTCGCGGACAAACCGGTGGACGTGGTGCTGCCCAGCGGCGGCACCGGCAGCATGTACAGCGACTGGGTCCGGCACGACGCCGCGCTCGGGCTCAACCGGTGGGAGACGTTCCTGACCGAGGAATTGCCGCCGATCGTGGAATCGCTGCTGAAAGCCGACGGGCAGCGCGCCATCGCGGGCGTCTCCATGGGTGCGCAGGCGGCGATGATGCTGGCCCAGCGCCACCCCGGCCGCTACCGTGCCGTCGCGGGCCTGAGCGGCTGCTATTCCACCGCCGACCCGCTCGGCCACGCGGTCACCACGATCACCGTGGCCTCGCGCGGCGGCAACGTCGAAAATCTGTGGGGCCCACCGTCTTCACCGGAGTGGGCGGCGCACGACAGCCTGCTCGGCGCCGCGGCGCTGCGCGGCACCGCGATCTATCTCGCGGCCGCGAACGGTACCCCGACCGACGCCGATCTGGTCGCGATCGCCCGGGCGCCCTCGGTCGTCGACGCGCTGCGGCTGGCCGGCGGCGGTGCCGCGCTCGAAGCGGGCGCGCGCACCTGCACCGAACGCTTCGCCGCGCGCCTGGGGGAACTGCGGATCCCCGCCGCCGTCGAGTACACGCCCGCAGGCATGCACACCTGGCCCGATTTCGAAGCCCAGCTGCCCCGCATGTGGCGGGCGCTGGCGCCGACCTTGGCGCCGCCGTCGCCGAAGTGA
- a CDS encoding LLM class flavin-dependent oxidoreductase has product MTSALPSVRFSILDRSRVRRGQSHPAALRDTVEFARLAEEWGYHRFWVSEHHGVPGVAGSAPTVLAAAAAAATERIRIGTGGVMLPNHQPLVVAEQFGVLDSLYPGRIDMGLGRSVGFTDGVRRALGHDKRDAEDFDAQLSELLDYFTHGRDGVHGWPAEGLRVPAYLLATGSGAERAARFGLPLVIAAIGGRDRMIEAIARYRDGFRATAWGAAPYVIVSGSVVIADTTVQARRLLLPEAWSAAYSRTRGEFPSLIPPAEIEAMTMTERERRIFEESMTGHVHGTEDEVAEQLEQLVTATGADEILVHTSTFDRAARLESHRRLALLTGLSAARARSAA; this is encoded by the coding sequence ATGACCTCGGCACTTCCCTCCGTCCGGTTCTCCATCCTGGACCGCTCCCGCGTCCGGCGCGGCCAGAGCCATCCCGCGGCGCTGCGGGACACGGTCGAGTTCGCCCGGCTCGCCGAGGAATGGGGCTACCACCGCTTCTGGGTTTCGGAGCATCACGGCGTGCCCGGCGTCGCGGGTTCGGCGCCGACCGTGCTGGCCGCGGCCGCCGCGGCGGCGACCGAGCGCATCCGGATCGGCACCGGCGGGGTCATGCTGCCCAACCATCAGCCGCTGGTCGTCGCCGAACAGTTCGGCGTGCTGGACTCGTTGTATCCGGGCCGGATCGACATGGGCCTCGGCCGCTCGGTCGGTTTCACCGACGGCGTGCGCCGGGCGCTGGGGCACGACAAGCGCGACGCCGAGGATTTCGACGCCCAACTGAGCGAGCTGCTCGACTATTTCACCCACGGCCGGGACGGCGTGCACGGCTGGCCCGCCGAGGGTCTGCGGGTTCCGGCGTATCTGCTGGCCACCGGATCGGGGGCGGAGCGGGCGGCCCGGTTCGGCCTGCCGCTGGTGATCGCGGCGATCGGCGGCCGGGATCGGATGATCGAGGCGATCGCGCGCTACCGAGACGGTTTCCGCGCGACGGCGTGGGGCGCCGCACCGTACGTGATCGTCTCGGGCTCGGTCGTCATCGCCGACACCACCGTGCAGGCGCGTCGGCTGCTGCTGCCGGAGGCCTGGTCGGCCGCGTACTCGCGTACCCGAGGCGAGTTCCCGAGCCTGATCCCGCCCGCGGAGATCGAGGCGATGACCATGACCGAGCGGGAACGCCGGATCTTCGAGGAGTCGATGACCGGGCACGTGCACGGCACCGAGGACGAGGTCGCCGAACAACTCGAGCAGCTGGTGACGGCCACCGGCGCCGACGAGATCCTGGTGCACACCAGCACCTTCGACCGTGCGGCGCGGCTGGAGTCGCACCGGCGGCTGGCCCTGCTCACCGGGTTGTCCGCCGCGCGAGCGAGATCGGCCGCGTGA
- a CDS encoding Rv1733c family protein, with the protein MTTGSVNMYRRTCRRVGLDRNPMRRREDRVQTLVAAGLMLLFALLVPLLVLTIGASVYRTETAAVHAEMAELHQVDAVVTATGKAPLYAPIMPAKVAWTDPDGTSHTEDYQSTTVVEPGQDVTIWLDEAGRIVEPPSQSQALSKAVLLTGGALVGVTAVLAACYFALRHSLDRKRLRMWEMEWATADLRWGSHS; encoded by the coding sequence ATGACAACAGGGTCGGTGAATATGTACCGCAGGACCTGCCGCCGCGTCGGGCTGGATCGAAATCCGATGCGCCGCAGAGAAGATCGCGTGCAAACCCTGGTCGCCGCCGGATTGATGCTGCTGTTCGCTCTGCTCGTGCCGCTGCTTGTGCTCACGATCGGCGCCTCGGTGTACCGCACCGAGACCGCCGCGGTGCACGCCGAAATGGCCGAGCTGCACCAGGTGGACGCGGTGGTGACCGCGACAGGCAAGGCGCCGCTGTACGCGCCGATCATGCCCGCCAAGGTGGCCTGGACCGATCCCGACGGCACCAGTCACACCGAGGACTACCAATCGACCACGGTCGTCGAACCCGGTCAGGACGTGACGATTTGGCTCGACGAGGCCGGCCGGATCGTCGAGCCGCCGTCGCAGAGCCAGGCACTGAGCAAGGCGGTGCTGCTCACCGGCGGCGCGCTCGTCGGCGTCACGGCGGTACTGGCGGCATGCTATTTCGCGCTGCGGCACAGCCTCGACCGCAAGCGCCTGCGGATGTGGGAAATGGAATGGGCCACAGCCGATCTGCGCTGGGGCAGCCACAGCTGA
- a CDS encoding helix-turn-helix domain-containing protein, translating into MRAAEVRQSTDSSRAGATPAGGPTVLRMVLGGRLRKLREAAGISREDAGEAIRGSHSKISRLELGRTGFRERDLIDLLNLYQVTDPAEVEEYLALARQANASGWWHRDSDWLPKWYDTYLGLEQAATLVRSYEPRAVPELLQTPEYARALLSLAHSAEPQAAIERRVALRMGRQEILERKNPPQLWVVVEEAALRRPIGGSAVWNAQIEYLLRAVTRQNVTMQVLADHVGGPALADGAFTMLRFAESDLPDVVYLQQLTSALYLEKQADLDAYRAVANQLSVHAAPPEYTVGLLEALRRRQPRILDQPSGHA; encoded by the coding sequence ATGCGTGCTGCGGAGGTACGACAGTCGACCGATTCGTCGCGCGCCGGCGCGACACCGGCGGGCGGACCCACCGTGTTGCGTATGGTGCTCGGCGGTCGGTTGCGCAAGCTCCGCGAGGCGGCGGGCATCAGCAGGGAGGACGCGGGCGAGGCGATTCGCGGCTCGCACTCGAAGATCAGCAGGCTCGAATTGGGCCGCACCGGTTTCCGTGAACGGGACCTGATCGACCTGCTGAATCTCTACCAGGTCACCGATCCGGCCGAGGTCGAGGAGTATCTGGCGCTGGCGCGGCAGGCGAACGCGTCGGGCTGGTGGCATCGCGACAGCGACTGGCTACCCAAGTGGTACGACACCTATCTCGGCTTGGAACAGGCCGCCACACTGGTCCGTTCGTACGAACCGCGGGCGGTGCCGGAACTGCTGCAGACGCCGGAATACGCGCGGGCCCTGCTCTCGCTGGCGCACTCGGCCGAACCGCAGGCCGCGATCGAACGGCGGGTCGCGCTGCGCATGGGACGGCAGGAGATCCTGGAACGCAAGAATCCGCCGCAACTGTGGGTGGTCGTGGAGGAGGCCGCGCTGCGCCGCCCGATCGGCGGCTCCGCGGTGTGGAACGCCCAGATCGAGTACCTGCTGCGCGCGGTGACCCGGCAGAACGTCACGATGCAGGTGCTCGCCGACCACGTCGGCGGTCCGGCGCTGGCCGACGGTGCGTTCACCATGCTCCGCTTCGCTGAGTCGGACCTGCCCGACGTCGTCTATCTACAGCAGCTCACCAGCGCGCTCTATTTGGAGAAGCAGGCCGATCTGGACGCGTATCGCGCTGTGGCGAACCAACTTTCGGTGCACGCCGCGCCGCCGGAATACACCGTCGGCCTGCTGGAGGCGCTGCGCAGGCGCCAGCCGCGCATTCTGGATCAGCCCTCGGGTCACGCCTGA
- a CDS encoding acyl-CoA carboxylase subunit beta — protein sequence MSGTREKLEELRGILELAEEPAGEVGIAKRKAKGIPSARARVRALLDPGSFVEMGKLVRQPGANNAMYGDGVVTGRGSIDGRPVVVIAHDQTVHGGSVGEMFGRKVAAAMEFAYEKACPVVAINDSGGARIQDAVTSLAWYALMCRRQEELSGYVPMVAIMLGKCAAGSVYGPVNMDVLVATEKSYMFVTGPEVIKAVTGEVVSAEELGGAAVQAVNGTLHHVAPDEQAAFDWVRNYLSYLPTSCLEQPPLVNPGLEPELTAHDLELNSIIPDSDKVGYDMYEILLRIFDDGEFHEMAAATARNLITGFARVDGRSVGVIANQPQVLGGALDAQCSDKATHFIRLCDAFGLPLIFVVDTPGVLPGVEEERNGVIKRGGRFFRAVIEATVPIVTVVTRKAYGGGYAVMGCKQLGADISLAWPTARIAVMGAESMVGIIGRKQLEATPPAQRAAAREQMIEFYNATIATPWIAAERGYVDAVIEPAQTRLEIRKALRLLREKDTTKPNPRKHSLMPV from the coding sequence ATGAGCGGTACGCGAGAGAAGCTGGAAGAGCTGCGGGGCATCCTGGAGCTCGCCGAGGAGCCCGCCGGCGAGGTCGGCATCGCCAAACGCAAGGCGAAAGGCATACCCAGCGCCCGCGCCCGCGTCCGCGCCCTGCTCGATCCCGGCAGCTTCGTGGAGATGGGCAAGCTGGTCCGCCAACCGGGCGCCAACAACGCCATGTACGGCGACGGCGTGGTCACCGGCCGGGGGTCCATCGACGGACGCCCCGTTGTGGTGATCGCGCACGATCAGACCGTGCACGGCGGCTCGGTCGGCGAGATGTTCGGCCGTAAGGTCGCCGCCGCGATGGAGTTCGCCTACGAGAAGGCCTGCCCGGTGGTGGCGATCAACGACTCCGGCGGCGCGCGCATCCAGGACGCCGTCACCTCGCTGGCCTGGTACGCGCTGATGTGCCGACGGCAGGAAGAGCTGTCCGGCTACGTGCCGATGGTGGCGATCATGCTCGGCAAGTGCGCCGCCGGTTCGGTGTACGGACCGGTCAACATGGACGTGCTGGTAGCCACCGAGAAGTCCTACATGTTCGTCACCGGGCCCGAGGTGATCAAGGCCGTCACCGGCGAAGTGGTCAGCGCCGAAGAACTCGGCGGCGCCGCGGTCCAGGCCGTGAACGGCACCCTGCACCACGTCGCGCCCGACGAGCAGGCGGCCTTCGACTGGGTGCGCAACTACCTGAGCTACCTGCCGACCAGCTGCCTGGAACAGCCGCCGCTGGTGAATCCGGGGCTGGAACCGGAACTCACCGCGCACGACCTCGAGTTGAACTCGATCATTCCGGACTCGGACAAGGTCGGCTACGACATGTACGAGATCCTGCTGCGAATCTTCGACGACGGCGAGTTCCACGAGATGGCCGCGGCGACCGCACGGAATCTGATCACCGGCTTCGCCAGGGTCGACGGCCGCAGCGTCGGCGTGATCGCCAACCAGCCGCAGGTGCTCGGCGGCGCGCTGGACGCCCAATGCTCGGACAAGGCAACCCATTTCATCCGGCTGTGCGACGCCTTCGGTCTGCCGCTGATCTTCGTCGTCGACACCCCCGGCGTGCTGCCCGGTGTCGAGGAGGAACGCAACGGGGTCATCAAGCGCGGCGGACGGTTCTTCCGCGCGGTGATCGAGGCGACCGTGCCGATCGTGACGGTGGTGACCCGCAAGGCCTACGGCGGCGGCTACGCGGTGATGGGCTGCAAGCAGCTCGGCGCCGATATCAGTCTGGCCTGGCCGACCGCGCGGATCGCGGTGATGGGCGCGGAGAGCATGGTCGGCATCATCGGCCGCAAGCAGCTCGAGGCCACCCCGCCCGCGCAGCGCGCGGCCGCGCGCGAGCAGATGATCGAGTTCTACAACGCCACGATCGCGACCCCGTGGATCGCGGCCGAGCGCGGCTACGTGGACGCGGTCATCGAACCAGCGCAGACCCGCTTGGAGATTCGCAAGGCACTGCGGCTGCTGCGCGAAAAGGACACCACCAAGCCGAATCCGCGCAAGCACAGCCTGATGCCGGTGTAA
- a CDS encoding transcriptional regulator → MTAIRMSSGTEGLASELLDYLAQHTGRGQRGEVVRTMRGCVLAAADRRTPHWQTPVGAPPEIAGVAARSAREGVALETVLGAYHDEIRSGLDFVAASTDNDELIAGARLILRVLELVTLSAATAYVDEHRVVAREHQTAAQTLVSALLGGHAVGELATQTGIAVATRYQVVALNIPAHPDERRPGAGTLAARRKLRRLQAALADPLGSRALPLLSAAGGTILVPVDAPHARVGAPALTADVLTLLSEAAEVSLTAVVATGETAHIPELAAHTHDLLDRMRAAGRPPGLYRVCDPAVAPRCDGEQEGPVPVVTHTKNHEIGRSA, encoded by the coding sequence ATGACGGCTATACGGATGAGTTCGGGCACCGAGGGTCTGGCGTCGGAACTGCTGGACTACTTGGCGCAGCACACCGGCCGTGGTCAGCGTGGCGAGGTCGTGCGCACCATGCGCGGCTGTGTGCTGGCGGCCGCGGACCGGCGGACGCCACACTGGCAGACTCCGGTAGGCGCGCCGCCCGAGATCGCCGGCGTCGCGGCGCGATCGGCGCGCGAAGGGGTGGCGCTGGAAACGGTGCTCGGCGCGTATCACGACGAAATCCGTTCCGGCCTCGACTTCGTGGCGGCGAGCACCGACAACGACGAGCTGATCGCGGGTGCGCGATTGATCCTGCGGGTGCTGGAGCTGGTCACGCTGAGTGCGGCGACGGCCTACGTGGACGAGCATCGGGTGGTCGCCCGCGAACATCAAACGGCCGCACAGACTTTGGTCTCCGCGCTGCTCGGCGGGCACGCGGTGGGGGAGTTGGCGACACAGACCGGCATCGCGGTCGCCACCCGCTATCAGGTGGTGGCGCTGAACATTCCGGCCCATCCGGACGAGCGAAGACCCGGTGCGGGCACCCTGGCCGCCCGGCGCAAACTCCGCAGGTTGCAGGCCGCGCTGGCCGATCCGCTCGGCTCGCGCGCGTTGCCGCTGCTCTCCGCGGCGGGCGGCACCATATTGGTTCCGGTCGATGCCCCGCACGCGCGGGTCGGCGCACCCGCGCTGACCGCCGACGTGCTCACCCTGCTGAGCGAGGCCGCGGAGGTGTCGTTGACCGCGGTGGTCGCGACCGGCGAGACCGCGCACATCCCCGAATTGGCCGCGCACACCCACGATCTGCTGGACCGGATGCGGGCGGCCGGGCGTCCGCCCGGCCTCTATCGGGTCTGTGATCCGGCGGTGGCGCCCCGTTGTGACGGCGAACAGGAGGGTCCGGTTCCGGTCGTCACCCACACCAAGAATCACGAAATCGGTCGTTCCGCCTGA